In the genome of Amaranthus tricolor cultivar Red isolate AtriRed21 chromosome 15, ASM2621246v1, whole genome shotgun sequence, one region contains:
- the LOC130800911 gene encoding ABC transporter B family member 19, with amino-acid sequence MAQNNEGKAMPESADKKKEQTLPFYQLFSFADKYDYVLMSLGSLGAVIHGSSMPVFFLLFGEMVNGFGKNQSDLQTMTHEVSKYALYFVYLGLIVCASSYAEIACWMYTGERQAGTLRKKYLEAVLKQDVGFFDTDARTGDIVFSVSTDTLLVQDAISEKVGNFIHYLSTFLAGLVVGFVSAWKLALLSVAVIPGIAFAGGLYAYTLTGLTSKSRQSYANAGIIAEQAIAQVRTVYSYVGETKALNSYSDAIQNTLKLGYKAGMAKGLGLGCTYGIACMSWALVFWYAGVFIRNGQTDGGKAFTAIFSAIVGGMSLGQSFSNLGAFSKGKAAGYKLMEIIKQKPTIVQDQADGKCLEEVSGNIEFKNVSFSYPSRPDVMIFRDFSLFFPAGKTVAVVGGSGSGKSTVVSLIERFYDPNDGQVLLDNVDIKILQLAWLRSQIGLVNQEPALFATTILENILYGKPDATMAEVEAAASSANAHSFITLLPNGYNTHVGERGVQLSGGQKQRIAIARAMLKNPKILLLDEATSALDASSESIVQEALDRLMVGRTTVVVAHRLSTIRNVDTIAVIQQGQVVETGTHEELIAKAGAYASLIRFQEMVGNRDFSNPSTRRTRSSRLSQSLSTKSLSLRSGSLRNLSYSYSTGFDGRIEMVSNAESERKNPAPRGYFCRLLKLNAPEWPYSIMGAAGSILSGFIGPTFAIVMSNMIEVFYYRNYASMERKTKEFVFIYIGAGLYAVVAYLIQHYFFSIMGENLTTRVRRMMLAAIMRNEVGWFDEEEHNSSLLAARLATDATDVKSAIAERISVILQNMTSLLTSFIVAFIVEWRVSLLILGTFPLLVLANFAQQLSLKGFAGDTAKAHAKTSMIAGEGVSNIRTVAAFNAQEKILSLFCHELRFPQKRSFHRSQTSGSLFGLSQLALYSSEALILWYGAHLVSKGLSTFSKVIKVFVVLVITANSVAETVSLAPEIIRGGEAVGSVFSILDRCTRIDPDDSEAETVESIRGEIEFRHVDFSYPTRPDVLVFKDFNLRIRAGQSQALVGASGSGKSSVIALIERFYDPNVGKVMIDGKDIRRLNLKSLRLKIGLVQQEPALFAASIFDNIAYGKEGATEAEVIEAARAANVHTFVSALPEGYKTTVGERGVQLSGGQKQRIAIARAVLKDPAILLLDEATSALDAESECVLQEALERLMRGRTTVLVAHRLSTIRGVTSIGVVQDGRIVEQGSHSELISRPEGAYSRLLQLQLHHV; translated from the exons atggcACAAAATAATGAAGGAAAAGCAATGCCTGAATCTGCAGACAAGAAAAAAGAACAAACATTACCATTTTATCAGTTATTTTCATTTGCTGATaaatatgattatgttttaatgaGTTTGGGTAGTTTAGGAGCTGTGATTCATGGGTCTTCAATGCCTgttttcttccttctttttgGTGAAATGGTTAATGGGTTTGGTAAAAATCAATCTGATCTTCAAACCATGACTCATGAAGTTTCCAAG TATGCTTTGTATTTTGTCTATCTTGGCCTCATTGTATGCGCCTCCTCTTATGCCg AAATTGCTTGTTGGATGTACACTGGAGAAAGACAAGCAGGAACACTAAGAAAAAAGTATTTAGAGGCAGTTTTAAAACAGGATGTTGGATTCTTTGATACAGATGCTAGAACTGGTGACATTGTATTCAGTGTCTCTACTGATACTCTTCTTGTTCAAGATGCCATTAGTGAGAAG GTGGGTAATTTCATACATTATCTTTCCACATTTTTGGCTGGATTGGTTGTTGGGTTTGTGTCGGCATGGAAGCTGGCGTTACTTAGTGTGGCGGTTATTCCTGGAATTGCATTTGCAGGAGGTCTTTACGCTTACACTCTCACCGGACTGACTTCTAAGAGTCGTCAATCATATGCCAATGCTGGTATCATTGCTGAACAG GCCATTGCGCAAGTTCGGACTGTTTATTCGTATGTAGGGGAGACAAAGGCATTAAATTCGTATTCCGATGCCATTCAAAATACGCTTAAACTTGGTTACAAGGCTGGGATGGCAAAAGGTTTGGGTCTCGGATGTACTTATGGCATTGCTTGCATGTCGTGGGCACTTGTTTTCTGGTATGCTGGTGTTTTCATAAGGAATGGACAGACCGATGGAGGAAAGGCATTCACCGCCATTTTCTCTGCCATCGTTGGTGGCAT GAGCTTAGGTCAGTCGTTCTCTAACCTTGGGGCGTTTAGCAAAGGAAAAGCAGCTGGATACAAGTTGATGGAGATAATCAAACAAAAGCCGACAATCGTCCAAGATCAAGCCGATGGTAAATGCTTGGAGGAAGTTAGCGGGAATATAGAGTTCAAGAATGTATCATTTAGCTACCCTTCCCGTCCGGATGTCATGATCTTTCGagatttttcattgttcttccCAGCGGGAAAAACTGTTGCAGTGGTAGGTGGTAGTGGTTCGGGAAAAAGCACTGTTGTATCCCTGATTGAGAGGTTCTACGATCCTAATGACG GTCAGGTTTTACTAGATAATGTCGATATTAAGATACTGCAATTGGCATGGTTGCGTAGTCAAATTGGTCTGGTGAACCAAGAGCCTGCGCTCTTTGCCACCACCATTCTCGAGAACATTCTTTATGGAAAACCTGATGCGACGATGGCTGAGGTTGAAGCTGCTGCCTCTTCTGCAAACGCTCATAGCTTCATTACGTTGCTTCCAAACGGATACAATACCCAT GTGGGTGAACGGGGAGTTCAACTTTCAGGTGGTCAAAAGCAGAGAATCGCGATTGCTAGAGCAATGTTGAAGAACCCTAAAATTCTCCTACTAGATGAAGCGACAAGTGCACTAGATGCTAGCTCCGAGAGCATCGTACAAGAAGCACTCGACAGATTGATGGTGGGAAGAACAACAGTGGTTGTGGCTCATCGTCTTTCCACCATCAGAAACGTTGATACTATCGCTGTAATTCAGCAAGGACAGGTCGTCGAGACAGGAACCCATGAGGAACTAATAGCTAAAGCCGGTGCATATGCCTCATTGATCCGCTTCCAAGAAATGGTTGGAAACAGAGACTTCTCAAACCCTTCGACACGCCGTACACGTTCATCCAGATTAAGTCAGTCTCTGTCCACCAAATCATTGAGCCTTCGATCAGGAAGTTTGAGAAACTTGAGCTACTCGTACAGCACTGGTTTTGATGGTCGGATTGAGATGGTTTCTAATGCAGAGTCAGAACGGAAGAATCCTGCACCACGCGGGTACTTCTGTCGGCTTCTTAAGCTGAACGCACCCGAATGGCCTTACTCCATCATGGGTGCTGCAGGATCAATACTCTCGGGTTTCATCGGTCCCACTTTTGCTATCGTGATGAGTAACATGATCGAGGTTTTCTACTATCGGAATTATGCTTCAATGGAAAGGAAGACTAAAGAATTTGTCTTCATCTACATAGGAGCAGGACTTTATGCAGTTGTTGCATACTTAATCCAGCATTACTTCTTTAGCATAATGGGCGAAAACCTGACTACGAGAGTTAGAAGGATGATGCTGGCAG CAATAATGAGGAATGAAGTCGGATGGTTCGATGAGGAAGAGCACAACTCTAGCCTCCTAGCAGCTCGGTTAGCAACTGATGCAACGGATGTAAAATCAGCAATCGCGGAGAGGATTTCCGTTATACTACAAAATATGACCTCTCTTCTCACATCGTTTATCGTTGCGTTCATCGTGGAATGGAGGGTTTCACTTCTCATATTAGGAACATTCCCACTTCTTGTCCTTGCAAACTTTGCTCAG CAATTATCGTTGAAGGGATTTGCAGGAGACACGGCAAAGGCACATGCAAAAACAAGTATGATTGCAGGTGAGGGGGTGAGCAACATTAGAACAGTTGCAGCTTTCAATGCTCAGGAGAAGATCCTTTCCCTCTTTTGCCATGAACTTCGGTTTCCACAAAAACGTAGCTTTCATCGTAGTCAAACTTCTGGCAGTCTCTTTGGGCTATCTCAGCTAGCATTGTATAGTTCAGAGGCCCTTATTCTCTGGTATGGTGCCCATCTTGTGAGCAAAGGTCTTTCGACTTTTTCGAAAGTCATCAAGGTTTTTGTAGTTCTGGTCATCACAGCCAATTCAGTCGCTGAAACCGTAAGCTTGGCTCCTGAGATCATACGGGGTGGAGAGGCCGTGGGGTCTGTTTTCTCGATCTTAGATCGCTGCACAAGAATTGATCCTGATGATTCAGAAGCAGAAACTGTTGAATCCATTCGTGGGGAGATTGAATTCCGCCATGTCGATTTTTCATACCCTACTCGCCCTGATGTCCTGGTGTTTAAGGATTTCAATCTCAGAATCCGGGCAGGCCAAAGCCAAGCCCTTGTTGGTGCAAGTGGGTCCGGAAAGAGCTCAGTCATTGCGTTAATTGAGCGATTCTATGACCCAAATGTCGGAAAAGTCATGATTGATGGCAAGGACATCCGGAGATTAAACCTAAAATCCCTAAGGCTCAAGATTGGTTTAGTACAACAGGAACCAGCGCTTTTTGCCGCGAGCATCTTTGACAACATTGCATACGGGAAAGAAGGGGCAACCGAGGCAGAAGTAATAGAAGCAGCTCGAGCGGCCAACGTGCATACGTTCGTAAGTGCATTGCCAGAGGGCTACAAAACCACCGTTGGTGAGCGAGGAGTTCAACTTTCCGGAGGTCAGAAGCAAAGAATCGCCATCGCTCGAGCAGTGCTAAAAGACCCGGCCATCCTATTGTTGGACGAGGCTACAAGTGCCTTAGACGCGGAGTCAGAGTGCGTGCTTCAGGAGGCCCTCGAGAGGCTAATGAGGGGCCGTACCACAGTTCTCGTTGCACATCGACTGTCAACTATAAGAGGAGTTACTAGTATAGGAGTGGTGCAAGACGGGCGCATTGTAGAACAAGGTAGCCATTCCGAGCTCATCAGTAGGCCCGAGGGAGCGTATTCTCGTCTTTTGCAACTTCAACTCCACCATGTGTAA